DNA sequence from the Leptospira kanakyensis genome:
TGATTAAGTTACTCATTGTTGATGATCAATCGGTTGTGCGAAAAGTCCTTTCGGAGATGTTTATTGGTGACAAAAACATACAAGTTGTTGGAACAGCAGCTAATGCTTTGGAAGCCAAACGTTTGATTCCTCAACTCCTTCCAGATGTAATAAGTTTGGATGTGGACATGCCTGGGATGTCAGGAATCGAGTTTTTAGACTGGCTTATGCCAAACTTTCCAACGCCAGTAATTATGCTTAGCACCTATACAGTATCAGGTGCTAATGCGACAATCAAAGCACTTGAAAGAGGTGCCATGGATTTTGTAAAAAAACCAGATGGTACGGAAGCTGATTTTTTACGAATGTTAGAAGAACTTACAAACAAAATTAAGAAATTAGGTTTAGGCGCAAAACCAAAACAATACGTCACAAATTCCCAACCAAAACTGGTCAGCCCCAAAGGCAAACAAACCAACATCAAACTGATTGCCATTGGTGCATCAACCGGCGGAACCCAAGCATTAGATTTTATTTTACATAAATTACCAAACGACCTACCCCCCATTGTTGTTGTACAACATATGCCAGAACATTTCACAACCTTGTTTGCGCAAAGGCTTAACCAAACGACTGGCCTTCCCGTGAAAGAGGCAACCCATGGAGATATTTTAGAACATGGTCATGTTTATTTAGCACCCGGTGACCAACATCTCCTCGTTCGCCGAATGGCAGGACGTTTTTATTTAGAAGTCGAAATGTTTGATAAAGTTAGTGGCCATCGTCCATCCGTAGACGTAATGTTTAACTCTATCTCACAAGGAAAGATGGGAAATCATTGTTTGGCCATTTTACTCACAGGAATGGGAAGAGATGGAGCTAGTGGATTAAAAGGAATCAAAGATGCTGGTGGACGAACCATCGGTCAAGACGAAGAGTCTAGCGTAGTTTATGGAATGCCCAAAGAAGCGTTTTTGTTAGGTGGTGTTGAAAAACAGGTAAGTCTTTCCGCCATACCAGATGTTATTTTACAATATTTATAATGAAAGTGGAGATTCAATATGTCAAAAAAAATATTACTTTGTGATGATGCACCAACTGCCTTAAAACTAATGGAAATGGTTCTTGGTGATGAAGGTTACGAAATATTCAAAGCAGAAAATGCAGAACAAGCAATGAAAAGCCTGGAACTCAATGGCCCTTTTGATGGTTGTGTATTTGATGTCAACATGCCAGGAAAAAATGGAATCGAATTATCTCGTGATTTTTTAGCCCACCCCAAAGGAGCTGGAGCCAATATCGTGATAGTTTCTACAGAATCTAGTGATCACTTGCGGCAAGCCGGAAAAGACGCAGGTGTAAAAGCTTGGATTGTGAAACCATTTGATGATGAAGATTTGATCGAAGTACTAAAACGGATTACAGCTTAAAATGTATAAATGGCCGTTTTTTTAACCATCCTTTCGCGAACCTTAGTTTCAAAATGTCTTTCTTGTGTGAGAATTTCAGTAGATAGGTTCGCAGGTATCCTGGTTATAAAAACGTCATAACTATCCGTATGGAAAACCAACTTTCGATACAACTCCCCACCTGTGTCTTCACTGACGATTGGGATTTTTTCCGTTTGCAAAAAACTTTTAACAAAACTTACATTTTTAGGGCCAGCATGACTCGTTGTTAGTTTTAAAGTCTGGGATCCACCAAAGATTTTTGCCTTTAATTCATTACGTGGGATATTGAGTTTCACAAATTCATTGATGATAAGTTCCATGGAAGTAATTCCGTAACGTGAACTTTTTTTCTCTTCTATTTTGTCGTTACTACCTGGTAAGAGAATATGATTGATGGCGCTATGTTTTGTTTTTTCGTGAAACAAACAGACAGAAACACAAGATCCCAAAATAGTTCGGATTTCATAAAAGCCTGAGGTAAAATAAGCTTCACCAATATTTAGAAAAACTTGTTGTTTCATACAAAGTGATACACGGGGCAGAGATCTATTTTCATAATTACCGAAGAAATGAATTTGTCATTCCAAATTATTTTTCGTGAGAAACCATTCGTGAGAAAATATTCGCATGAATGATAAGACGTATTTTTTTCTAAAAAAAACGACCACCCAAACAAGGGGATCCCTAAATCTATTGGATGGTCAAAATGTAGTTCTAGTATTTTATCTCGTAGTTCGGTATCTAGCGTACACTCCGTCAATGTCCGGCCCATTGGAAATGGCTTCTTTTACAAAAGCCAAATTTGTATCTGGGTTTTTCCAACGAACCGAAGATGCAGAAGACAATCTGATGTAAGTAAATCCAGTTTTCAATTCATCTCTTAAACTGGAATTACATCCAGATCCACCTGCTGAATTAGATACATCACTTAGTTCATCTAAATCAAATCCATCTCCGCCAGAGTTTGCCAATTCAAAAACTAAACTAGGATCATGTCCAAAATTTTTCGTTGTTTCATGAAATAATACTGAATTTCTGCCAGCAAACCTTGGCCAATCAGCAGGATTTTTAGAATATGTTGTTTCTGGCGCAAAACTATAATTCGGATTAAACCCACACCAATTGGTAGTATCGTTACTAACTTCAACGATAATGATATCCATAAAATATGTACTCGGGTTAGATACTTTGAATGCATTTTCAAAAACAATAAAATCAATACCAGGACCATTGGTAATTTTGTGACCAGACCATTCTAAAATAATATGATCATTTGCTAATGTATAGTATAAAGAAAATACATCGGTTCCACCTCCAGTAAGACCAGCACCGCGAACTCCATTCACTGCATTATTACTATTTCCGATTCCTGAGCCTGTATGCCCAGGCGCAGACTTTACTGTATCTGCCAACCAAACACCAGGATGAGAGGAGACGGGACCAGGAATGTCTGGATTGTCCGATCCATCGATGGGGTTTGTATTTTCCATTTGTAACAATGGTAAAAGTAGAGTCGAATCTACGTTAGATGGTTTTGTTTCGCAATTCCAGACCAAAAGAAAGGAAGTGCTGACAAGAAGTAAGTTTGTTTGAATTTTCAATTTTGTCTCCTTTGTTGTCATTAGGAGCGCAGAATTTGTTCAGTTGTAGTTTGTTCAATTGCAGACGACCCAATGACATATTTGTCCGGGGCCCTGAAAAAAATTTTCGGTGCAAATGATCGTTTACGGGCGATTCATTTACGGGAAGATCCGACTTATTCCATAGTAGTATGGAAATCACGGTTGCGCCGTCAGCTGAGGATTTACACCCCATTCCTCCCGGAATTAAGTCCAGCTTTTGCAAACGAACAATTTAAACAAGAAATAAAGAAAATATCATTTCAACTATCAAGACATTTATAAATGAAATTCGGTTTGAAATCGGTTACACAATTGGGCTCCGTAGCCATAGGCAAATCATAAAGGATCTAAACACAAATCACAATTCCCACAAATCTCGAAAGGAGAATCAAAATATTCATGGATGAACTTCCGCCGACAATCTTTTGTTTTTGTATAAAGAACCGTTTGATAGAGTCGTTTTTGATTTTCCTTTTTTTTATCCAACAATTCGGCTTCTGAAAAAAAGGAATCAGACCAAGTGGACTCAATTTGTAAAGTTCCACGTTCGATATCCCCAGAAATAAGACCTTTACTTGCCAATAAACTTAGAGCTGTTTGAATTCGATGGTCTCCTTTGTTTTTATAAGTCAAATAAGATTGTAAGGTTTCATAATCCAAACTGGGTAATTCAGTTTGTTTTTGTAGTAAGGTTTGAAATAATTTTTTCAAATACGATACATCAGGGTTTTGCCATTCAATAAATTCCATTTGTACACTGAGATCATCTTGGCAATAATAAAGTCTACAATCAGAAGGGTGACCATCTCTCCCTGCGCGACCAATTTCTTGGTAATAAGACTCTATACTTCCGGAAATTTGTGCATGATAAATATTACGAATATTTGGTTTATCAATCCCCATTCCAAAAGCGTTAGTAGCAAGTAGAAGCCCATCTTCTGATTTAAGAAATAAAGATTGTATTTTGTTTCTTTGATCTGGAGAAAGTTTGCCGTGATAAAAAAAATGCTTTTTATGTTTCGTATCCAAAAAGTGGCTAAACTTTTCTAATTCGCTAATCAAACTAAAGTAGATAATAGTAGCACCTTTCGACTGATTCAAATCTTCCAAAATTGTTTTGTATTTTGATTCCGAATCAAAACAATCCATTACCGATAGTTTCAAATTTGGACGAAACAAACCATTGTCAAAAATCTGAATTTTTTCTTTGGAAAATCCCAATTGAGTGATGATATCATCTTGTACTCGTTTGGAGGCAGTCGCCGTCAATGCAATGGTAGTTGGAGAACCTAAAATTTCACGAAACCAAGCAACTTTAGTATAGTCAGGCCGAAAGTCATGACCCCATTGGCTGATACAATGTGCCTCATCAATGGCAAGAAGAGAAATATTGATTCCACTAAGTGCATCCAAAAATTCTTTTTTTTGAAATCTTTCCGGAGAAACATATACTATTTTATACTCTCCAGATTTTAGTTTGTCATACCGATCCAACCTTTCCTTTTTCCCCAAACTAGAATTGATAAATGTTGCAGGAACAGCTTTACTTTGTAAGGCGGCAACTTGGTCTTTCATGAGAGCTATCAGAGGAGAAATGACAATACACGTTCCTGGCAATGTGAGAGCAGGGATTTGATAACACAAAGATTTGCCCATACCCGTTGGCATAAGGACGAGAGCATGTTTTTTCGATAAAACATGTTTGATGATTGTTTCCTGGTTTCCACGAAATTGGGAAATGCCAAAAATTTCACAAGATTGCTTTAGAGTCATTTATTTTTTTAGAATTCTAAGACTCATGTGTGACAAGAAAAACTTCAATTGGCTTTAGCTTTCCTTTTACAGTTTCTTCTGCAACAAACTTTGTCTGAAACAATTCAGGCCGCTCCAAACTAGCAATCGTAGATCCAGAAACAAGAATATCGGCAGAATATTTTTTTGTTAACCCTTCTAAACGACTGGCGGCATTGACAGTATCGCTAATGACAGTGGAGTCCATCCTTCTGTTTTCACCGATAGTCCCAAGCATTAGTGGGCCAGTATGAATTCCAATCCCAAACTCCACAGCCTGATATCCACCCCTAACCCGCCCATCGTTGTATTCCCGAAGTGCATGCCTCATGGCGATGGCTGCCACCAAAGATTCATCAGGTGGGCCAGGAAAAAGTGCCATCATTCCATCTCCCAGGTATTTATCCACAAATCCATTATGATCTCTAATGATGGGACCAAATAGTTTAAGAAACGAATTGATAAACTTGAAGTTTTCTTTTGGACTCATTGATTCAGATAAACCAGTGAAATTTCGAATATCCAAAAAGAATACAGTCATTTTCATTTCGGTAAAATCACCTAAAGCAATTTCTGTGATACTTTTTTTATTCAATAAACCCAACACTTCTCGAGGAATGAATCTTTCAAGAGAGGAATTTATTTTTTCTAAGGCGGCAGAATGCATTTCGCTCGTAGCAAATGCATTAGCAAAAAGACGTGCAACAACCAAAGACTGTGCTAATAAAAAAACGAATGTCCCTACATTCACTAAAGATGGAAGATTCCAGAAAAAATGACTTTTTACAATATCAAGCAATACGGTGAACAAAAAAACAACTGTTCCCCCAACAAATAACCCTGCTCCGGGTTCTTTATGAAGAAGTGCTCGGCCAACAATGATTAAACTATAGATTCCATAAGAAACAAGTAACAATTGAAAAGGAACTAACAATTTGGTTGTCCAAACAATAGGGGCAGTAACATTAATGACTGCATATAAAATCCCACCAATCATGGTAATGATTGTTGCTGGCCGATATGAAAATTTGGGATACAAACGATCAACAAAGGCAGCAAAACTTACCAATGCCAATGCCATGGTAACATATACACCACGAATCACAAAATACCAGCTAACATCTGGGAAAATTTCTAAAAACAATGTTTCACTGTAAAAAGTAGAACGAAATGAAATCATCAAACAAAATACACCGAACCATAGTGGCGCCCTATTTTGACTACGGAAGAAGAAGGAACCACAATGATAAAGTCCCATAAGAAAAATGGCGCCAAAGAGAAAGGCCTCCCAAATCACTGCTTGTGTTCGGATCCCTTGAATTTGATCTAAAGTACCGAGTGTTAAACTATAATAGATACCGCCAAATTGATCATCCCAGTTTGATACCTCAACCTCCAAATCCATTTCAGTTTTTTCTGTTTTCGGAATTAAGATGACCCTTGGCCGATAAGAAGGAAAACCACTTCCCGATACGGGCGAAACAAGACCTTCTTTTGCTATGACAGCCCCATCAACTGACAACGAGAAGGCGGTTCCGACCAAGGGAGACAATATAGCTAATTGATGAGAATTGTCCGGTAGTATAATTTTTAACCGATAAACACCATGCCCCAGAGGATTTCCATGAAATCCCTTGGTGGACGGGACTTCCCAAGGAACTCCATCGAGTTTCCATTCCCCATCTAGAGGAACCGTCCCCTGAAGCCATGACCACAAACTTAGATCTAATGTTCCTGCCGCCGCAGTGGGAATTTGTAATTGTCCAGATCGCGGCGAACAGTACGAACAAATACTAATGGCAATCAAGACTACAGCAATACGAATATATGGAAACATTTCCTGGAATGCTAACGGACAGTAGGAGATTGTCAATCGAATTCGATCTTTAAGAAGAACAAGAAAAGGCAAAATCTCGATTCTTGGTTCGTATAAATTCAATGAAGTAAGAACGATTCATTCATAACAAATCTATTAGTAATGAATCCAACGAAACCACTTACAGTAATTACGGTGTACTACTAATCCTTTCCAATGATATAAAGTTTTTTAAACCAGTTAGTTATAAAGAAATGAAGAGACCTTAAACAAAAAAGAAGTCCAAAGAACTTGACAATGAATTTTAGAACTTTAAAGTTTTGTAATCTAAAGGAGACTAGATGAAATTAAAATTTTCCAAAATCATTTCGATTTGTATTTTTTTTACGCTGACTGCATCCGTTTCAGCACAAAAAGGACAACAGTACGAAGCAAAACCACAAGGTGGATTTACAAAAAATATATCAGGCACTTGGGATTGTGGTGACTTTGGGAAACTTACACTCAAACAGAACGGAATTTCAGTCACTGGTGTTTATGATAACAACGGAGGAAGTTTGAGAGGAACCATTACTGGTAATACATTCAGTGGTGTCTGGTCTGAATCAGAAACTGGTGATTCCGGAGCATTTGAATTCGAACTAGCCATCAAACGTATGTCTCCAGATCCAACACATTTAGATGGGAAGTGGAATCACACAAACGATCGCAAATGGCAGACCGGATGGAACTGCGTTAAGTAACATTATGATAATAATAAAATCAATTTTAATTATTGCAGGGTTCATTGTATTAGGCGGGGTCGTCGGTTTTTTTGGACCTTTCATCATTGCGCAATTCGACCAAAATCCTGCTTGGTCTATGATCACAATGGTTACCGTACCAATAGGTTTTCATCTAGGACTTGTCGTCGGTTTGTTTTGGGTTTTTGGATTTTCCTTTCCCGGAGTCATCGTTCCTTTAATTACAAGTCTTGGTTTAGCTACAATGGTTTACTATTTAATTTTTAATCAGTAGGTGTTATGAAATTTCTTTTAACTTTCTTAATTTTCTTTATACCATTACTTGCTAAGTCTAATCTTCCAATTTCTTTTGAAGAAAATGGGCTTTATGGTTTTAAAAATAAATCGGGCAAAGTCATCATCAAACCCCAATACCAACATGTGATGGACTTCACCAAAGAATCAGTCAGTTTTGTTGTGAGTGACAACAAGTGGGTATGTATTGATACCAAAAACAAAATTCTTTTGGAAACCTTTGTTTATGATAATGGGCCTGATTATTATTCAGAAAAACTCGCGCGGTTTGTAGAAAACGGTAAGTTTGGTTTTTTTGATTCTCATTGCAAAAAACAAATCCCTGCGAGTTATGATTTTGTTTTTCCTTTTGTAAACGGTTTTTCTATCGTATGTAATGGCTGTAAATTACAACCAGAGGATGAACATTCAAGGATTGTAGGAGGAAAGTATGGTGCCATAAATAAAACAGGCAAACTAGTCATTCCAATCCAATATGAACAGATTGACTCCATTGATGCAAAAAAGAAAACAGCCAACGTTACCAACAACAAAACAAAGATTACAATCAACTTCAAATAGAGAATCACAATGCCAATTCGAATGACAGATGACGACAAGGAACCAGAAGAAGAATCAAAGTCAAAAGGAAGTTCTTTTTTTCTAATAGCGATTATCGCCTTCCTCGGTGGACTTATTTTTAAATACCCTAAGGTAATGATCCCGATTCTACTGATAAGCCTACTTGGACTCATTTGTATTGGAAGTATTTCAGATGATTCTGACACAGAAGAGGATCATTCCACCGAATCTGTGTCAGATGGCCCTCATAAATTAGGTGCAAAGTTTGATACGAAAAAGTATGACAGAACACCCGTTTATGAACCACTTTCGAAAGATTCTGAGAACACGTTACCTTCCGAAGTTTCCTTACTCAAATACGCTCCCAAAAGACAAAGCCAAGGGGAGCAAGGTTCATGTACAGGTTGGGCCGTTTCCTACGCTGCGCGAACCATTTTACACGCAAAAGCAACGGGAGAGGATCCAAACAAGGTTAGTTTTAGTCCGGCTTATCTGTTCAATCAAAACACAGATAAAGATTGTGACGGGGCTTACCCTGTCGACTTACTGGAAGATTTAAAAAAACAAGGGAATTTACAATTTTCAGAATTTCCTTACAATGAAAATTCGTGCCGCAACAAACCTTCTTCAGAACAAAAGGAAAAAGCAAAAGAGTTTCGAATTGAGGGTTACCAACGCCTAACAGAAGATGGCGAAAAATACGAAACTGATATTGATTCAATCAAACAATATTTATCTCAAGGTTCTCCTATAGTGATTTCGATGGAAGTTGGTGGAACTTTTTTAGACCTAAACAAAGCAGTTTGGATTCCCACTTCAGAGGATTACAAAGCAGTCAAACGTTATAAAAAAGGAAAAGATTCATCGGGAGACTGGGGTGGCCATGCAATGACTGCCATTGGTTATGATGATAACAAAGAAGGTGGTGCCTTCCAAATCATGAATTCCTGGGGGGAACGATTTGGCCATAAGGGAATTTTTTGGATTCGTTACGAAGATTTTAATTTATTTGTTAGAGAGGCTTATGCTCTTTATCCACCAAAAACTTTTGCACCTAACGAAACTTTTTCTTACCAACTTGGTTTGATTGACAATTCCACCAAAGAATTCATCCCATTAGAACAAATTAAGGATAATATCTACAAAACAAAAAACCCAATCAAGATTGGGACTCGATTCAAAGTCAGTGTAAAAAACGAAAAACCAATTTATCTTTATATTTTTGGCCAGGAGACGGATGGTAGCTCCTATGTTCTATTTCCTTATACAGATAAACATAGTCCGTATTGCGGAACCAGTGGAGTCAGAGTTTTTCCCAAAAAACAAAGTTTAGAAGTAGATAACGTTGGCAAAAAAGATAGTATCGTTATTGTTTTTGCGAAAAAGCAGTTAGATTACAAGTCAATCAATGTTTCCGTCAATCGATCAAAATCAAATTCCTATTTAGAAAAGTTCCAATCAGTAGTCCAAACAAAACGATCCCAAGGATCCCAATTCGGAAAGAACGGAGATAAAATTGATTTGGTTTCCACAGACCACGATCCGAACTCACTAGACTTTGTACTAATTGAGTTTGATAAAGAAAAATAAACCTATGACACTAGAACTCAAGTTTGCACGATTGCAGTGTCGGGTAAAATCCGAATCATCGGTTTTTTCGAAAAATGAATTGGAAACTTTTGTTTTGGTTGTTTTGCCTATATAGTTGCGTTCCGCTTTCTCATACAACAGACAGTCCCATTGCCATCCATGGACAGATTGACTTTAGGGATTGGGATTTCCAACAATCCCTTCCCCTATCAGGGGAATGGACTTTCCACTGGAATCAATTCAACCTACCTAACCAATCCATACCAGAGAAATTAATTAGCTCTCATAAACAAAATCAAAACTCAGACAACTCTGATGATTTCCAAACTATCGGAGAAAGATGGAAAAATAAATTTGAAGGCACTGGTTACGCCACCTACCAATTGAATATTTTATTCCCTGAGTCTGCAAAAGAAAATATATACGCACTTCGATTCTTTCAAACTGGTGGAGCAGCGATGTCCATATATATCGATGGAGTTTTGAAGTTACAACTTGGAAAAGTAGGAACATCCAAAGTTACCATGGTTCCCACTCGTAGTTCGGGACTCATAATACTTCCTTATCCGAAGGCAGAAACAAAAATCCTTGTCCATATATCTAATTTTCATCATGATGACGGAGCTTTTTGGTATCCGCCGGTTTTAGGTCTTCAAAAAAATATAAGTCACGATTCCTTCCTAGAAATTACAAGAGATTCTCTACTCACCGGTGCCCTATTATTTATGGCATTCTATCACTTTGTCGTATTTTTATTCAGAAGAAATCGAATTCTAATTTTTTACTTTGGTTTGTATAGTCTCATCATTGCCTTACACTCCATTTCGCTCAATGGAGATTCGTTATACTACTTATTTCCAAATGTCCCTTACCGAATTGCTTTTGTACTTTCTTTGATTTTTTTCTTAGCCATGCCTTCTTATCTTTTATTTCTAACCGAACGATTTCCAGACAACTTTTCAAAACGAATTACTAATTTCTTTGTCATATCTTGTTCATTATTATTTCTTTTTGTTTTAATAACACCATCAGAATTGGGGTCACAAACAACATTTTACGGATTATTTTTAACGATCGTCGGATTATTTTACACCATCATTGGTATTACCCACGCTGTTTTTCAAAAAAAAGAAATGGCCATTCCACTGTTAGTAGTTCAAGTTTTTTTATTTTTGACTGCGATCAATGACACTCTTTATCTCTACGGTATACTGAACTATTTTTTGATCCTAAAATATTCTTATCTTTCAACAGTATTATTTCAATCATTGGTTCTTGCTTCTTATTTCACAAAATCTTTTATCAAAAACGAAACTCTAGGAAAAGAACTGATCGCGCTCAACGAATCCTTAGAAAAAACAGTGATCCTTCGTACTAGTGAATACAAAGAAGCAAAACAAGTTGCCGAAGAAGCGAATGAATGGAAAGATAAATTCATATCTCTTGTTGCTCATGATTTACGTTCGCCACTTAGCACCGTTTACTCTGCGTTAACCATTGCGACAGACGAAGATTCTAACGAAGTCGATAAAACGCATATTTACAAACAAGTGTTTGTGATCTTAGAAAATGCAATGTCAACTGTGGAACATCTATTAAACCTAAACCGGTTCCGCAGAAACCAGGGGCAATACCTTTTACAACTATCAGAGAATCGGTTAGTTGAAATAACGAATCCTCTTAAGACTGGGATCATATTTGATCTACAAAAAAAATCATTACAAATTGATTGGCTCATTCCTGAAAATGTAACCGTTTATACAGATCCGTCCATTCTAGCCGAAATCCTTCGGAATCTCATCTCAAACGCAATTAAATTCAGTTACCCGAATGGTTGGATCCGTGTGAGTTCAGAAGAACAGATTGATTATACGGAAATCACTATCGAAGATAATGGCCAAGGAATTTCACAAGAACTGCAAAAAGAAATTTTTTCTAATCCGAAGCCATCACAAGGAACCATGGGAGAAAGAGGGTTTGGGATTGGTCTTAAACTTTGTTTGGAACTTATGCGTCTTCATGGAGGGAATATCAAAGTGGAATCGGAGCCAAATCAAGGGAGTAAGTTTATTTTAGAGTTTCCGAAAAAAACATCTGCACTCTAATGCAGACAGGATTCACTTTCATTTCTCGGTTTAGAATATTCTTTCCGTTTAAATCATTGATTGCATTGTCTGCATCTTTACGTTCTTTCATTTCGATAAAACCGAAACCTTTTGAACCACCAGTGTATTGGTCTGTAATGATTTTAGCAGAAGAAACTGCTCCGTGCACTGAAAAAAGCTCATTTAGCTTGTTTTCGGTCATTTCGTAAGAAAGGTTTCCTACATAGATATTTACTGACAT
Encoded proteins:
- a CDS encoding sensor histidine kinase — translated: MNWKLLFWLFCLYSCVPLSHTTDSPIAIHGQIDFRDWDFQQSLPLSGEWTFHWNQFNLPNQSIPEKLISSHKQNQNSDNSDDFQTIGERWKNKFEGTGYATYQLNILFPESAKENIYALRFFQTGGAAMSIYIDGVLKLQLGKVGTSKVTMVPTRSSGLIILPYPKAETKILVHISNFHHDDGAFWYPPVLGLQKNISHDSFLEITRDSLLTGALLFMAFYHFVVFLFRRNRILIFYFGLYSLIIALHSISLNGDSLYYLFPNVPYRIAFVLSLIFFLAMPSYLLFLTERFPDNFSKRITNFFVISCSLLFLFVLITPSELGSQTTFYGLFLTIVGLFYTIIGITHAVFQKKEMAIPLLVVQVFLFLTAINDTLYLYGILNYFLILKYSYLSTVLFQSLVLASYFTKSFIKNETLGKELIALNESLEKTVILRTSEYKEAKQVAEEANEWKDKFISLVAHDLRSPLSTVYSALTIATDEDSNEVDKTHIYKQVFVILENAMSTVEHLLNLNRFRRNQGQYLLQLSENRLVEITNPLKTGIIFDLQKKSLQIDWLIPENVTVYTDPSILAEILRNLISNAIKFSYPNGWIRVSSEEQIDYTEITIEDNGQGISQELQKEIFSNPKPSQGTMGERGFGIGLKLCLELMRLHGGNIKVESEPNQGSKFILEFPKKTSAL
- a CDS encoding RNA recognition motif domain-containing protein, coding for MSVNIYVGNLSYEMTENKLNELFSVHGAVSSAKIITDQYTGGSKGFGFIEMKERKDADNAINDLNGKNILNREMKVNPVCIRVQMFFSETLK